In Amyelois transitella isolate CPQ chromosome W, ilAmyTran1.1, whole genome shotgun sequence, the genomic stretch TTACGGATAATTTGcagatttattatcaaaatgtgCGTGGATTGCGAACCAAAACCTCTATTTTTCGTCGCAATATAGAACTTAACTCGTATCATGTCATAGGTATAACCGAATCTTGGTTATTAGACGGGATAAATGATTCTGAGTTATTTAACAGTAACTATGTGCTATGGCGACGCGATCGCAACTATGCAATGCTGCAGCAGgagaggggggggggggggggtgtTTCTGGCTACGCGTAGGGATCTTAAGGTGACTCCGAGACCCGATTGGTCATCTTCAGCTGAGGACCTATGGATAACTTAAATACCGAATGACTTGCATTCTAGGCCTGTACATGTCTGTATACTTTATTTGTGTGCTCAAAATTTAGGATATAGTTTTTCTCAACAACTTAATACGTTTGTTGACAAGCTGcaggaaattattataaataataatcaagatcattttattgttttaggaGATTTTAATATGAGTTCAATTAAATGGTACTTCTCagaagaagaattattttttgagcCTTATGATGTGGTGAGTAATGCCGAACAGACTTTAATAGACTCAATGGACCTTTTAAACTTGCACCAATATAACGGTATCTCTAATTTGTATGGAAGATTTTTAGACTTGGTTTTATCTAATATTAATGTGCTCGTTTCTCAATGTTTAGATCCCCTTGTTCCCCTTGTTCCCCTTGACCCGCACCATGAGGCTGTCGTTTTAGTTCCCGACTTATCTGAGTATACTCATCTGCTATCCGCGCCTCGTACaagttttgttataataaagcTAAATTCGAAAGCATTAAATCCGAGCTTAGCTCAGTAGACTGGTGTTCGGAGCTTAGCAGTAGACCATTTTTAGAGTTCGTcgcatatttttatgatattatcTACAAGTTGCGGGATAAGCATATTCCAAAAGTTGCAgttaaattttctaaaaaatcaTATCCCATTTGGTATTCCGCCCCTCTTAAAAAAgttcttaaagaaaaatataaagtttttaagaaataccAAACCCATTCTAGGTTATCTGACAAACTTTCATTGATTGTATTGTCAGAAAGAGCTAAAAAATTGGAACGTGAGTGCtatgctatttattttatttatattgataaagtTGAGGAATCAATTAAGCTAAATCCCAAAGCTTTTTGATCTTTCCATAAGGAACGACAGAGATCGACCACTATGCCTTCAGTTATGAAATATAATGGCCGGATTTTTAATACAGGTGACGGTATCTGCGAATCTTTCTCACAGTACTTTCAATCAAATTTCTTGCAACCATCAGATTTTGTCAATACCACATCAATTAGTTTCTCTGATGTAAATTGTTCAATTATGGATGCTGATTTGTTCACTATTGAACTTACGGAAGACTTAGTCTACGATAAATTACGTAAATTAGACCTTATGAAGTCTGCTGGACCAGACCATATACCAGCCATTTTTCTTTCTAGGTGTGCGCGGGAACTCTCTACTTCACATTTTTCAGAGATCAATTAGCGAGGGCCTAGTACCGGAAGTCTGGAAAAGTGCTTTTATCACTCCAGTGCATAAAAAAGGCGCAAAGGACAATATTGAGAATTATCGACAAATctcaaaattatgtattattgtgAAAATTCTGGAAAGACTGGTCTATGATCAAGTTTACTTGTCCCTTAAACACTCTTTTTCACCTAATCAACATGGTTTCCTCTCTGGTAGGTCAACTGTttctaatttagttttattacaaGAAAATCTGACTTCTAATATGGAGAATGGTGTGCAGACAGACGTTATATATACAGATTATAGCAAAGCTTTTGATGGTGTGGACCACAGGGTTTGTTGCTTGctcctttattatttacaatcttTGTATCTGATATCGATTCATGTTTTCACCATTCTTCAGTACTTTGCTTCGCTGatgatatgaaaatttttaaagctaTATCTTCGGTAGATGATTCCAAAAAATTGCAGGAAGATTTGTATCGCCTCGAAGCGTATTGCAGGACTAATAGATTAGACCTAAATGCTTCTAAATGTTCTAGTATTACTTTTACAAGGAAGTTATTTCCTGTTGACTTCAATTATACTCTTAATAATCAAGTACTTAAAAAGTGTAGCAGCTTACGAGATCTAGGAGTTATACTTgatagtaaattaatttttagagACCATATagattccattattaaaaaagcttATAAAGGTCTTGGATTTGTTCTTAGAAATACTAgggattttaaacaaataaagtcgCTTAAAGTACTCTAAAGTGTAGtaaagtgtgtgtgtgtgtgtgtgtgtagtaaagtgccgtgtggttcccggcactaatacaaaaaagaataggaccactccatctctttctcatggatgtcgtaaaaggcgactcagggataggcttacaaacttggaatcctttttaaggcgatgggctagcaacctgtcactgtttgaatctcaattctatcattaagccaaatagctgaacgtggccattcagtcttttcaagattgttggctctgtctaccccgcaagggaaatagacgtgacgatatgtatgtatgtatgtaaagtactCTACTGCACTTATGTCAAGGACCCACTTGGAATACGCGTCCCAGGTATGGAACCCAATGTACGGTGACTATATTGATCGTTTGgagaatatacaaaaaaaggtttttaaagCATATTAACACTCTCATCGCcaccaaacaaacaatttttccACTTTACCTGGCCACGTGGGCTGCTCGCGCCCCACGTCCTGTCTTATACTCCAAGCCATGGTCTATCTTAAGCATCTTTTGAGGCACGCCACGTGGTACGCCGGCGGGACACGGTATAAACTTTACCAACAGGCCGTGTGGTCCGCTGCGACCCTAcgatttcatatattttttttgcctttGGCTTGCGTGATAAGGATCTCCAAAGTgtttttttcaagaaaatcgattaattacttatgagtaaaaaaaaaaccgcgaAATTTGAGCTTTATTTACGAAAACTAAAAGACTTGAAATGAAACAAGATTAAGTGCAAatcaaaaaacatatttatatattttagcacATATCAATGGaaatttgtaatgaaattgttatgaaattatgaaaaaagttacttattctAAAAATTACATTCTTTTCGTAATTTGCGTATGAATTTCTCCATAGCATTCAGCGCAAACGCTTGGCTGGGACGGACACTTAAGACAGACAgtgtttactttttttgttttattcctaGCTTCTAGTGCTGAGAAACCAGCGGATCTATGCTTTTCATAGCAATGAATGCACCGACGACGAACTAATCTGCTTCTGTGGTCTGTGAGCAGTGACTTGCTGAACTTATGTTCTGGCTGCCGAAGTGAGCTCTCTGCTGGATTAGAGTCCTTTATTCCCAGCATCTGTAGACAGAGGTTCTCCCTAAATTTTGTAATGGTATAAGTCTTGCTGTGCAGATTCTTGTGTTTTTTATAGGTGATGTAAGCATTTGTGACAGCAGTAGAAAACAGTAGATCAACAGCAAGTTTCTGAAACCAACGAATATTTCTTCTAGCTGGACTAGAGTAACTCGCCAATTGATCAGATAAATCGATGGAACACTTGTGTTTATTATAGTCAGCAATTGTGGAAGGTTTCAACACTGTCTtgttgggattcctcttgctTTTGCAACTAACAAAGCCAATGGAGTGCTTCGTCGACAAAGCAAAAACTTCACGTTTGTCTTTCCATTTGAGAACGAGAATTCCGTCACTATTTTCCATTGCAATCATTTCACCCTTCTTCAACTTTTCCTGAATAACTTTCTTCGGCAACCCTTTCCTATTCTTGCGAAGAGTGCCAATCAGATGAGTATTGTTATCCAAAAGCTTTTTTGCTAGATCAACGCTGGTGTAAAAGTTATCTGTGACCACACTTCTGCCAACTCCCAAATAAGGTTGGCATAGCTTCATCACTACGTCTGTGGCTACACTGTCCTGTCTATTTGCCGTTTTTCCTTCGTACACAATGATGTCGAGCGCATAACCATCATCGTCACACagcttaaaaagttttattccgTATTTGTGGCGTTTGCCAGGAATGTATTGCATAAATGATATACGTCCTCTAAAAGCTACCATGCTTTCGTCTATGGTAACATATTCACCCGGTGTTTTCacattatgaaaattttttgtAAGCAGCTCCAGAAACCGCCTTATCCTTATGAGGCGATCAGCATGACTAGGTCCAAGGAAAATGGTGTCTTCGAAGTGCCAACACCTGAGCAACAACTCGAATCTATTTCTGCTCATCACCTGGCGACATACTTTGCTTTCGTAAAGAATGTTTTTACTCCAATAGTCACTAATTCTAGGTAATTTCTTTAGTCCCATGTAAATCAGAAGGCCGAGGAATTTCAGCATTTCTTCTGGAGTACAGTCTGTCCATTTTGATAGCCTCATATTGCGTGTGACACGATTAAgtgttaaagttttattagCATAACAATTAGTCATATTCACCATGAGGTCCATCACGTCTTCAGTAAGAAACAGTCGGTATATACTCAATTCTGAATCACAATCGTTCGGAACATTGATACCTGGTTGAATGTCCAGTGGGAACTGCTTCTGTCGAGATCCATCAGATTGATACCAATTTGACGTCGGCGTCGGAGCCCTCGGCTGAATTGGACGCCCATCTTCTTCACTATGTGACGAACTTTCATCGCTAGATGATGCAGATTGCGAAGAATACGATGGTTGATAGTCTGGATCACTTTCAGAGTCCGACATTTTGAAAACGCGGCGCGCGGGGTAAAAAAGCGCGCGAAATTCTCTTCCTGCAGGCTACGTGGGCGGCGCGCGGCCAACTGACCTAATTACACTGATGGCGTgcataataagtaataaaaataatagttcttAGACAATTCGGCTGTGATTTGGCGAGAAAGTTGTGGGGCGCCGGCCGCCCACATGGCTTGCCcgaacaaaatcaaaatactacaatGGCCGGCTGCACTCGAAGTTTTGTGGGTGGCCGGCGTACCACGTGGCGATGAGAGTGTTAATTATCGTTCCAAATCAAGTATATCCGACTACATTTTATCTTGCAAAAAACATCACATATTGCCTCTGGTAAATCGTGGTGAGCTATCGGATCTCGTGCTTTTGCATCGTATCATGAGTTCTCATGTCGACTGTCCGGAACTGCTTCAATCTGTAGGAATATATGCTCCGCAAAGGAGGTTCAGAAGCATCCTCATGTTTTCAGTGCCTGTGGCAGCTACTAACtacagacaatttttttttatttatagggcATGTCGTGCGTACAATGAGCTTTCTCATGAGCTAGGCTTGGACATTCTAGGACAAAAACTGACATCTTTTAGGACATCAATtagtaataagtttttttctgatttagTTTAGCGCAACCTTCTCTcacttattatttctttcttctcAGTTTCTTGAGTATTGCATTAAATGTACATTCAATTAGCAtgtattgtaggtacatacgttAATTTACTCATAAGTtagcttttaatatttttctactaAGTCGATTTTTACATTGCTTATTTTACTTCTATAAGTGAAGATTTGTAAATGGCTTCTTATTgctattattttgtttgtgtggTAAATTTAGTCGATAATCTtccagataaataaataaatataacttcgATCGAAGTCCAACAAATTCGGTTATAACTTTAGTCCCcatttcaagtttaaatagaccaggaacttttttattttgagttgTAAACTGTATTCATTACTTTCACAATTActagtatcaaaataatgtaaaaagtatttttttaaatcataataaaagttatttgtttgtatatgatatataaaactatctgTATCAGTGTAACACATCTTAACATGACTTTTGTAATGGGGTTGTATAACTGAGTAATGAAAATCATACATATGACTTTTAGAAAGTTCTAAAACAGTAAAACCAATGTAAATGGGTTTGTTCAAAAAATTTCTTCAGGATTTAATTGAACAGCtactaaattatcaaaaaaactGTTGCACTGTGAAAATTTGGACGTGCGATAAGTTTTTGagcacaatttctttttttagtaagaTTTTCATTATCATCCCACTGATTAACCAGGTGCACATTAACTTGCTTCTCATTGTTTTCTAAAGTTTTTCCAAAAACGCTATTGttcaacagtttaaaaaaatcttgttcaaAAGCGGATGAACTTTTTTGTCTTAAAGTAGTATTCAAatcaatatattgttttaaatacggTCTTTGTCTAAatgtagaagaaggaaagggaaaaatcacaaaaatacgtggatgagtaaagatgtgcaagaacttgtgcgattaaagaagaaagcatggctggatttgatagcagcaaaagctaacttaagaatgcaagaggttatagatgaggatgtgaatgaagcacgtaaggaatataaaaaatgaaagatttggttaagaaagctgtgattagaaagaaagaagagtataaagaggattttgataaaaggctatcagaagactttcagtcaaatctgaaagtattctggaaatccgtaaggtcagcccgaggaaaaactataaccagagagctgactaggatcagatgccaggatggtagcgttgtgaaaggagaagaatgtgtgctaaagatatgaaaggactattttgagagtttatttgaaaaaaatgaagaaaataagaaagagttctgctatagcgaagaaaaagagaatgagatggaaggcgaaattgaaatgtttgaaattgtggaagcacttaagagtatgaaagcgggtaaggctgctgggtatgatagagtgtcggtcgtgatgctaaaagcaggaaaaggcgtcgtagctagacagttgtactgccttttcaatttgtgttggagaagcggccgagtaccaaaagattggagtaaggctgttatcgtgccactttacaaaggaaaagggtcacaactggactgcaaaaaatgtcgtggtataagcctgcttagcgtcgtcggcaaattgtatgctaaggtattgattaatagagtcaggaatgaaactgatgacaaaatatgggatgctcaagcgggatttcgaaagggaatgggatgtactgatcaggtcttttctttgcggtgcatagccgaaaagtttttggccaagagtcaaaaagtctatattgcacattcgtggatttggaaaaggcctatgacagagttgagaggaatgaattgtggtcagcactttctatgcatggggtgagcagtctcttgatacgagcactgaaatccttatatgaggattcgagtgcttgtgtcaggataaacggagcgcacactgagtggtttaagattgagaaaggcgttaggcaaggatgtgtagcgtcaccgtggctgttcaacctatttatggatagttgttagatagatttgaaagagtctgaaagtggattaaggataaatgagttactcgtcaaatgtctgctctatgccgacgatcaggttatactggcgtcatcagcggaggagttacaggagatggtaaactgtatgcatgaagctttaaaggagaaaggaatgaaagtgaacgtaagtaaaactaaaacactggtttttgaaatggagaaagaaatgacagcatgtaatattttgattggaggagaaaaagttgagcaagtgaaagagtttgtatatctaggatcaaagtttacatcagatggcaagtatgatagtgatattgaaaggagagtgaacgcggggaacatggtaaatggagctttgcatgcctttatgagcagtcagaaactatccaaaaaggctcgactggctgtgcacaggggcgtgttggtcccgacattaatgtatgggagtgaaagttgggtatggcaaaagaagcacgaaagcagaataaatgaagtggaaatgagagcgttaaggagtatgttgggtgtgaaattgagtgaccggataaggaacagcgtgataagggaatgttgtgatgtgaaagaagatgtagttacaggaatagaaaagggaatgttgagatggttcggtcatgtggagaggatgaatgaaaacaggttgactaagcagatatacaaggagagtgtggagggaaaggtcggggtgggaagacctagacgaacatgtGACTTCACTGCAGTTGTGTCGGCTTTGGATGCGCGTGTGTCAAATGTTGAGAAGATTGCTAATAGGATCCCGAACTTACAGGCGGAAGTGAGTAGGTTGAAGCAGGAGATGGAAGAAAGAGATCAATGGGCAAGAGCCAATAATGTCGAGATCCGTGGGATTCCCCTCAAAAGGGGTGAGAATCTGTACGAGATTGCTCAGAAGATCGGTGACATGAGCAATTTTCCGATCAGAAAGGAAGACATCAATTATATCGCGAGAATACCTACTCGGGTGCCGAATGCAGAAAGACCGATTATTATTGCATTTAATAGTCGATATACTAAGGAAGACCTTGTGGCATCAGCGCGTAGAAGAAAGGAGTTGATGCTGACTGATTTGGGTTTCTCTGCAACAGGTCAATTTTATGTAAACGACCACCTGACTCAGAAGAACAAGGCGCTGTTAAGTAAAGCAAGAGCCTTAGCTCGAGAAAAGGATTTCCGATACATTTGGGTAAAGCATTCGAAGGTAATGGCCAGAAAATCCGACACgtcacaaatttttattataaaaaacgaaaaagatctcctaaaaatagtataataatattaactttttacttttattataatctatacatatattactacTTAGTTATAATCCTTAGTAAATTTGTAAACAGTTTGAGAGCCACAAGCGCATTCTTTGTGTTGTGTTTTTATGCGTGTTGGTTCGGTGGGGGAGCGGGCAACCGGTTTCTGCGAGCAAGCGACGCGTATATTCGCCATCGCCAGTCCGTGCTGCGGCTCCGGCTGTGCGCGCGTCTGGCAATGTACGCTTCAATGCTATTTTGTTATTCCTGCGCGCTACGTCATTTGTTTACATGTAGTCTGCGTGTTATTTTGCGGGCTAGCTATGCGATAACGCGGCCTACCGTTCGCTGGCATTTATTTGCTTATGATTTTAGTTATTTCTATTGCAGCATCACTTCTATGCCTAAAGTTCTATTGAATTGGGCCATAAGGAGTATTTTGCTGGAATATATATTCTGTTATTCACACTATATcctgataaaatattattatttacactaTTTAAAGATAGATTTTGAATATTCTTTTTACGCAATTTTTCGttcttataatttaacttttgttttattgcataaaaaagTAGTGGGTTCCAACTTACTTATTgaaatcttctttttttttttttttgtttaatacagCT encodes the following:
- the LOC132904211 gene encoding piggyBac transposable element-derived protein 4-like, with protein sequence MSDSESDPDYQPSYSSQSASSSDESSSHSEEDGRPIQPRAPTPTSNWYQSDGSRQKQFPLDIQPGINVPNDCDSELSIYRLFLTEDVMDLMVNMTNCYANKTLTLNRVTRNMRLSKWTDCTPEEMLKFLGLLIYMGLKKLPRISDYWSKNILYESKVCRQVMSRNRFELLLRCWHFEDTIFLGPSHADRLIRIRRFLELLTKNFHNVKTPGEYVTIDESMVAFRGRISFMQYIPGKRHKYGIKLFKLCDDDGYALDIIVYEGKTANRQDSVATDVVMKLCQPYLGVGRSVVTDNFYTSVDLAKKLLDNNTHLIGTLRKNRKGLPKKVIQEKLKKGEMIAMENSDGILVLKWKDKREVFALSTKHSIGFVSCKSKRNPNKTVLKPSTIADYNKHKCSIDLSDQLASYSSPARRNIRWFQKLAVDLLFSTAVTNAYITYKKHKNLHSKTYTITKFRENLCLQMLGIKDSNPAESSLRQPEHKFSKSLLTDHRSRLVRRRCIHCYEKHRSAGFSALEARNKTKKVNTVCLKCPSQPSVCAECYGEIHTQITKRM